GAAATCCTTTGAGCCTTAATCTGCAGGAATCACAAACTCCACAAGCGTTATCATTTTCTGTGTAGCAACTCCATGTTTTTTCAAATGGAACTTCAAGTTGAATACCTTTCTTTACTAT
The genomic region above belongs to Methanofastidiosum sp. and contains:
- a CDS encoding 7-cyano-7-deazaguanine synthase, with product IVKKGIQLEVPFEKTWSCYTENDNACGVCDSCRLRLKGFQDAGEKDPIKYL